One stretch of Paraburkholderia fungorum DNA includes these proteins:
- a CDS encoding GlxA family transcriptional regulator, with protein sequence MPQMHLDTARITWLHTPTLNVRTAARRIGVLLFDGFWLLGPGTVVEMFQTANELSDSRSGEEPPYEVQFLSMDGGSVASSSSARIWTDRIDTRFGAGFDVLFIAGGYGAHAAARDERLLGWLRSVQSRTRAIETIGEGRVVLEAAGPTDHDGLQMNRYLGNVASQAALSAANDRHDCARAALMFIKRDLGAELARSVADRVMPGMAATWVPLPAEGGTLSVAEKIRAAARWMEANCDRPVSVADAAQVAAMSERNFLRRFKHEMHVTPSDYLLQVRLRIACNFLTETELPVDKIARRSGTGNGDRLAKIFRKRMALSPTEYRARSRATSEV encoded by the coding sequence CAGCGAGAATTACATGGCTACACACGCCGACTCTGAACGTGCGTACTGCAGCGCGGCGAATCGGCGTATTGCTATTTGATGGTTTCTGGCTGCTCGGGCCAGGCACGGTAGTCGAAATGTTCCAGACTGCCAACGAACTCTCCGACTCGCGCTCAGGCGAAGAGCCGCCCTATGAAGTGCAATTTCTGTCGATGGACGGCGGTAGCGTCGCCAGTTCGTCGTCGGCGCGAATCTGGACCGACCGCATCGACACACGCTTCGGCGCCGGCTTCGACGTGCTGTTTATCGCGGGCGGCTACGGTGCGCATGCGGCCGCGCGCGACGAACGCCTGCTCGGCTGGCTGCGTTCGGTGCAATCGCGCACGCGCGCAATCGAAACGATAGGCGAGGGCCGCGTCGTACTCGAAGCTGCCGGTCCGACCGACCACGACGGTTTGCAGATGAACCGCTATCTCGGCAACGTGGCGAGCCAGGCCGCGCTGAGCGCCGCCAACGATCGCCACGACTGTGCGCGCGCCGCGTTGATGTTCATCAAACGCGATCTTGGCGCTGAACTCGCGCGCAGTGTCGCCGATCGTGTGATGCCGGGCATGGCCGCGACGTGGGTTCCGTTGCCCGCCGAGGGCGGGACGCTCAGCGTGGCTGAAAAAATCCGCGCGGCTGCGCGCTGGATGGAGGCGAATTGCGATCGTCCGGTGTCGGTGGCCGACGCGGCGCAGGTGGCGGCCATGAGCGAGCGCAATTTCCTGCGCCGCTTCAAGCATGAAATGCACGTCACGCCGTCGGACTATCTGTTGCAGGTGCGCTTGCGCATTGCCTGCAATTTTCTGACTGAAACCGAACTGCCGGTCGACAAGATCGCGCGCCGCAGCGGCACGGGTAACGGTGATCGTCTGGCGAAAATTTTCCGCAAACGCATGGCGCTGTCTCCCACCGAATATCGCGCACGTAGCCGGGCGACCAGTGAGGTGTAG
- the rfbC gene encoding dTDP-4-dehydrorhamnose 3,5-epimerase, producing the protein MGNKVIATALPEVKLIEPDVFCDEFGFCFESFSADEFTDDVSQDFNFVQDRHLRAVRGVLRGLHYQVQRPQGRLVRVVRGEVFDVAVDVRVNSPNFGKWTGTYLSETNQRQIWVPPGFAQGFVVLSDVAECLWKTTEYWFPELERCILWSDPDIGIEWPIGFEPILGAKDAAGRRLYEAENIA; encoded by the coding sequence ATGGGCAACAAGGTAATTGCGACGGCATTGCCGGAGGTGAAACTCATCGAGCCCGACGTGTTCTGCGACGAATTCGGTTTCTGCTTTGAGAGCTTCAGCGCGGACGAATTTACAGACGACGTCTCGCAAGATTTCAATTTTGTGCAGGACCGTCACCTGCGCGCAGTGCGCGGCGTATTGCGCGGACTGCACTATCAGGTGCAACGTCCACAAGGGCGACTCGTGCGGGTCGTCAGGGGAGAAGTATTCGACGTTGCAGTAGACGTACGCGTCAATTCACCGAACTTCGGCAAATGGACGGGTACGTACCTGAGCGAAACGAATCAGCGGCAGATCTGGGTGCCCCCAGGTTTCGCACAGGGATTCGTCGTTTTATCAGACGTAGCGGAATGTTTGTGGAAGACCACCGAGTACTGGTTTCCCGAACTCGAGCGCTGCATCTTGTGGAGTGATCCCGACATCGGCATTGAATGGCCGATCGGATTCGAGCCGATTCTCGGCGCGAAAGACGCTGCGGGGCGGCGTCTTTATGAAGCGGAAAACATTGCTTGA
- a CDS encoding DUF1328 domain-containing protein — translation MLRYAAIFFVIAIIAALFGFGGIAAGATEIAKVLFFIFVVIFLVTLLMGVMRR, via the coding sequence ATGCTTCGATACGCTGCAATTTTCTTCGTGATCGCCATCATCGCCGCTTTGTTCGGCTTTGGCGGCATCGCCGCGGGCGCGACGGAAATCGCGAAAGTGCTGTTCTTCATCTTCGTGGTGATCTTTCTCGTCACCCTGCTGATGGGCGTGATGCGACGCTGA
- a CDS encoding DUF523 domain-containing protein, with amino-acid sequence MLKILVSACLAGHPVRYNGTAKSARNAWLASWRDEGRLVIVCPEVAAGFPTPRPPAEIQLRRSGTDVLDHQASIDDNTGADVTALFIAGARHALERAQAEGCRFALLADGSPSCGSTFIYDGGFSGTRHAAAGVTATLLQQHGIRVFADSQIADLAEAVAALESER; translated from the coding sequence ATGTTGAAGATACTGGTCAGCGCCTGTCTCGCCGGTCATCCCGTGCGCTACAACGGCACCGCTAAATCCGCACGCAACGCATGGCTTGCAAGTTGGCGCGACGAGGGCCGTCTGGTGATCGTGTGCCCGGAAGTGGCGGCGGGTTTCCCCACGCCGCGTCCGCCCGCCGAAATCCAGTTGCGTCGCTCGGGCACGGATGTGCTGGATCATCAGGCGTCGATCGACGACAATACCGGCGCTGACGTCACGGCACTTTTCATCGCAGGCGCACGGCATGCGCTCGAACGCGCACAAGCGGAGGGTTGCCGCTTCGCATTGCTCGCCGACGGCAGCCCGTCATGCGGCAGCACTTTTATCTACGATGGCGGCTTCAGCGGCACGCGTCATGCAGCGGCGGGGGTCACCGCGACGTTGCTGCAACAGCACGGCATTCGCGTTTTCGCTGATTCGCAGATCGCCGATCTGGCTGAAGCGGTTGCAGCGCTCGAATCGGAACGATGA
- a CDS encoding diacylglycerol kinase, with protein MTDPTHSSPPGTPAKKRSGPLRALFALRHSCDGVVTTLREESAFRQEVALAVILLPTALLMPVGAIERVLLIVSVLLVLMVELLNSSIEAAIDRISLERHELSKRAKDCGSAAVTMALLICAVTWGVFCGPIVYRWLRAAVSF; from the coding sequence ATGACCGATCCCACCCACTCCTCTCCACCCGGCACACCCGCAAAAAAACGCAGCGGGCCGCTGCGCGCGCTGTTCGCCTTGCGGCACTCGTGCGATGGCGTCGTCACAACCCTGCGCGAGGAAAGCGCCTTCCGTCAGGAGGTCGCGCTCGCGGTCATCCTGCTGCCCACCGCGCTGCTGATGCCGGTCGGCGCAATCGAGCGCGTGCTGCTGATCGTGTCGGTATTGCTGGTGCTAATGGTCGAACTGCTCAATTCGAGCATCGAAGCCGCGATCGACAGGATTTCGCTGGAGCGGCACGAATTGTCGAAACGCGCGAAGGATTGCGGCAGCGCCGCGGTCACGATGGCGCTGCTGATTTGCGCGGTGACATGGGGCGTTTTCTGCGGGCCGATCGTTTATCGCTGGCTGCGTGCGGCGGTTTCTTTTTGA
- a CDS encoding DUF4434 domain-containing protein, which translates to MPTFFPRLTFSRRRFLQAAALAACLPLVACESTVTTGGTFIQLWRDHLDWTREQWQRRLATTRSLGCKTVFVQWVGIDGEDGPAWTAPDALLQGLLDDCAQLGMTVHLGLPYDDRWWKVIGGADTGVLDSYLASTATRTTAWMREAPWPRHRAFQGWYLPYEIEQYSWSDPARVDRLVRWLNTLADVADATSGHAPRVSTFHSRLKTDATLDGLWSVLLDRTQVYPMIQDGAGAQGMAAYEPLQPLHDLFVSRAVPFDLIVELFENLPPTQPGSDDFAARSASYARVKAQWNLARNYGATDIVAFAVDPWVIGDKPGAEALLDAWRRALG; encoded by the coding sequence ATGCCGACTTTTTTCCCGCGTCTCACGTTTTCGCGTCGCCGGTTCCTGCAGGCCGCAGCGCTGGCCGCCTGCCTGCCGTTGGTCGCGTGCGAATCTACCGTTACGACGGGCGGCACGTTTATCCAGCTATGGCGCGATCATCTCGACTGGACCCGCGAGCAATGGCAACGACGCCTCGCCACCACGCGTTCGCTCGGCTGCAAGACGGTGTTCGTGCAATGGGTGGGAATCGATGGCGAAGACGGACCCGCGTGGACCGCACCGGATGCGCTGCTGCAAGGCCTGCTCGACGATTGCGCGCAACTCGGCATGACGGTGCACCTCGGTTTGCCGTACGACGACCGGTGGTGGAAGGTCATCGGCGGCGCGGACACCGGCGTGCTCGACAGCTATCTGGCGAGCACCGCCACGCGCACCACGGCGTGGATGCGCGAGGCGCCGTGGCCGCGTCATCGCGCGTTCCAGGGCTGGTATCTACCGTATGAAATCGAGCAATACAGTTGGTCCGATCCCGCGCGCGTCGACCGGTTGGTGCGCTGGCTCAACACGCTGGCGGATGTCGCGGACGCCACGAGCGGCCACGCGCCGCGCGTATCGACCTTCCACAGCCGCCTGAAAACCGACGCCACGCTCGACGGCCTATGGAGCGTACTGCTCGACCGGACACAGGTGTATCCGATGATCCAGGACGGAGCGGGCGCGCAGGGCATGGCCGCCTACGAGCCCTTGCAGCCGCTGCACGACCTGTTCGTGTCGCGCGCGGTGCCGTTCGATCTGATCGTGGAACTGTTCGAGAATCTGCCGCCCACGCAGCCGGGGAGTGACGACTTCGCGGCGCGCTCGGCGAGCTATGCAAGAGTGAAGGCCCAATGGAACCTCGCGCGCAACTACGGCGCGACAGACATCGTCGCGTTCGCGGTCGATCCGTGGGTGATCGGCGACAAGCCGGGCGCAGAGGCGCTGCTCGATGCGTGGCGCCGCGCGCTCGGTTGA
- a CDS encoding VOC family protein yields MLTEFDCTFHHIGIACRDLDAEQAGWTALGYTQEGPEFEDPVQRVRGRFLTGAGPRLELLAPTAENSPVEGVIKRRTKLYHQAFVTPAFDRALEAIEALGARRTAEPAPAVAFGGKRIVFVLLFNGNIIELIEAA; encoded by the coding sequence ATGCTGACCGAATTCGATTGCACGTTCCATCACATCGGCATTGCGTGCCGTGACCTCGACGCCGAGCAGGCCGGCTGGACCGCGCTGGGCTACACGCAGGAAGGCCCGGAGTTCGAAGACCCGGTTCAGCGGGTGCGCGGCCGCTTCCTCACGGGCGCCGGACCGCGCCTCGAACTGCTTGCGCCGACGGCAGAGAACTCGCCGGTGGAAGGCGTGATCAAGCGGCGCACCAAGCTCTATCACCAGGCGTTCGTGACGCCCGCGTTCGACCGCGCGCTCGAAGCCATCGAGGCGCTGGGCGCGCGACGCACAGCCGAACCCGCTCCTGCGGTCGCGTTCGGCGGCAAGCGTATCGTGTTCGTGCTGCTGTTCAACGGCAACATCATCGAGCTGATCGAAGCTGCCTGA
- a CDS encoding MBOAT family O-acyltransferase, producing the protein MLFNSLPFLLLFLPISLGGYYLAGALRPVAAAAWLCVVSLVFYSWWNPVFVTLLLGSIAFNYALSRAILATEERPRAQAWLLAGGIGANLALLFYYKYLATLLGFLAAHGVVEHGMKDTILPLGISFFTFTQLGFLLDCRAGVVRERGFVSYVLFVTFFPHLIAGPILHHKEMMPQFADRASYRFKAENLSVGALIFIIGLAKKVLLADAIAPWAEAGFDHPAGLQLLASWGTALAYALQLYFDFSGYSDMAMGLAKMFGIRFPLNFNSPYKSTGIIEFWTRFHMTLTRYLTAYLYNPVAMAIARSRARKGLPVGRKATATARGFGSMILFPTMFTMGLAGVWHGAGLQFLIFGLLHGAYLSVNHAWRQFGPKRAAPSRLARAGYVLLTFLCVVFALLFFRAHSTADALRVSAGMLGLHGLEPLAPIAFPLHAPGHSGVAWSAGDFMRLVFERWGEGLLLIVLLALVWCAPNSNQIANVYSPALEGPASGAPGWLQWRPTLVWTSVCVLLFGYAMLNLQHTARFLYFQF; encoded by the coding sequence ATGCTGTTCAATTCGCTACCTTTCCTGCTGCTGTTCCTGCCCATCTCTCTGGGCGGCTACTACCTCGCGGGCGCGCTGCGCCCGGTGGCGGCAGCGGCATGGCTGTGCGTCGTCTCGCTGGTGTTCTATAGCTGGTGGAACCCGGTGTTCGTCACGTTGCTGCTCGGCTCGATTGCGTTCAACTACGCATTGAGCCGCGCAATTCTCGCGACCGAAGAGCGCCCGCGCGCGCAGGCGTGGCTGCTGGCCGGCGGCATCGGCGCGAATCTGGCGCTGCTGTTCTACTACAAGTATCTCGCGACGCTGCTCGGCTTTCTCGCCGCGCACGGCGTCGTCGAGCACGGCATGAAGGACACCATCCTGCCGCTCGGCATTTCGTTCTTTACGTTCACGCAGTTGGGCTTCCTGCTCGATTGCCGCGCGGGTGTCGTGCGCGAGCGCGGCTTCGTGAGCTATGTGCTGTTCGTGACGTTCTTCCCGCACCTGATCGCAGGGCCGATCCTGCATCACAAGGAAATGATGCCGCAGTTCGCCGATCGCGCGAGCTACCGTTTCAAGGCGGAAAACCTGTCGGTGGGCGCGCTGATTTTCATCATCGGGCTCGCCAAGAAAGTGCTGCTCGCCGACGCCATCGCGCCGTGGGCCGAAGCGGGTTTCGACCATCCCGCCGGGCTTCAGTTGCTCGCTTCGTGGGGCACGGCGCTCGCGTACGCGCTGCAACTCTACTTCGACTTTTCGGGTTACTCCGACATGGCGATGGGCCTCGCGAAGATGTTCGGCATCCGCTTCCCGCTGAACTTCAATTCGCCGTACAAGTCCACCGGCATCATCGAGTTCTGGACGCGCTTTCACATGACGCTCACGCGCTATCTGACCGCGTATCTGTACAACCCGGTGGCGATGGCGATTGCGCGTTCGCGCGCGCGCAAGGGACTGCCGGTCGGCCGCAAGGCGACGGCCACCGCACGCGGCTTCGGCAGCATGATCCTGTTTCCGACGATGTTCACGATGGGACTCGCCGGTGTCTGGCACGGCGCGGGGCTGCAGTTTCTGATCTTCGGTCTGCTGCACGGCGCGTATCTGAGCGTCAATCACGCATGGCGCCAGTTCGGTCCGAAGCGCGCTGCGCCCAGCCGCCTGGCGCGCGCGGGTTACGTGTTGCTGACCTTTCTCTGCGTGGTGTTCGCGCTGCTGTTTTTCCGCGCGCACAGCACAGCGGATGCACTGCGCGTCAGCGCCGGCATGCTCGGTCTGCATGGACTCGAACCGCTCGCGCCAATCGCGTTTCCGCTACATGCGCCCGGTCATTCGGGCGTGGCGTGGAGTGCCGGCGACTTCATGCGGCTCGTGTTCGAGCGCTGGGGCGAAGGCTTGCTGCTGATCGTGCTGCTCGCGCTCGTGTGGTGTGCGCCGAACTCGAACCAGATCGCGAACGTCTATTCACCCGCACTCGAAGGACCGGCAAGCGGTGCGCCGGGCTGGCTGCAATGGCGTCCGACGCTTGTCTGGACCAGCGTGTGCGTGCTCCTGTTCGGCTACGCGATGCTCAACCTGCAACACACCGCGCGCTTCCTTTACTTCCAGTTCTGA
- a CDS encoding acyl carrier protein produces the protein MTDADILDALTDIFRDVFDDDSVTITPASTAAEYDAWDSLSNVNIMVASEMRFGVRFKASEVEGLHNVGELIALIQRQLAAKR, from the coding sequence ATGACCGACGCAGACATTCTCGACGCCCTGACCGATATTTTCCGCGACGTCTTCGACGACGACAGCGTCACGATCACCCCCGCTTCGACGGCGGCCGAATACGACGCGTGGGATTCGCTGTCCAACGTGAACATCATGGTCGCCTCGGAAATGCGCTTCGGCGTGCGCTTCAAGGCGTCGGAAGTCGAAGGCCTGCACAACGTCGGCGAACTGATCGCGCTGATCCAGCGCCAGCTCGCGGCAAAGCGCTGA
- a CDS encoding HAD-IIIC family phosphatase, which yields MPELTWLPRTPDWTQRLDALPREHAPDWSALVQLAGDNLDFLQTGKLDKRLVKAFGATPPDALATPPLRLAVLGSSTVDQLLPGLRVGALRHRMWTQLYVPAYGQAMRESLDPASGLYAFAPNVVLFAFDAPYLIGDDTAGLSAAQADARVERIVGDLRALWLRVRERTDAQLIQQTLMPTLLPLMGDNEARLPGAPLNLLRRVNAALREAAHEAGVDLLALDDACARDGLAAWHDARLWLRAKQDVSPAAAPMYGERVARLVAARRGASAKCLVLDLDNTLWGGVIGDDGLAGIVLGQGSAEGEAYAAFQRYARDLTRRGIILAVCSKNDEANALLPFDQHPEMVLKRADIACFVANWQDKASNLRTIAQRLNIGLDALVFADDNPFERNLVREHLPMVRVPEMPEDPAFYAVTLAQSGWFESVALTGEDRERAAQYQANQQREAQRETERESGGDLASYLAGLGMVLEWNTFNSTDLPRIVQLIGKTNQFNLTTRRHGEAEVQAMMRDPRAVTLHFRLKDRFGDNGIIAIVAALPDTGGDANEGDWRIDTWLMSCRVLGREVERATLGVLADAARQVGARRLIGEYLPTPKNGMVQDHYSGLGFAPLASSPDATHWVLDLAGFTPSHVPMQIRSMQ from the coding sequence ATGCCCGAACTAACCTGGCTGCCCCGCACTCCCGACTGGACGCAGCGCCTCGACGCGCTGCCGCGCGAGCACGCGCCGGACTGGTCCGCGCTCGTGCAACTTGCCGGCGATAACCTCGATTTTCTGCAGACGGGCAAGCTCGACAAGCGGCTCGTCAAGGCATTCGGCGCCACACCGCCCGACGCGCTGGCGACACCGCCGCTGCGGCTCGCGGTGCTCGGTTCGTCGACGGTCGATCAGTTGCTGCCCGGACTGCGCGTCGGTGCGCTGCGTCACCGGATGTGGACGCAGCTTTACGTGCCCGCCTACGGCCAGGCGATGCGCGAATCGCTCGATCCGGCCTCGGGCCTGTACGCGTTTGCGCCAAACGTCGTGCTGTTCGCGTTCGACGCGCCCTACCTGATCGGCGACGACACAGCCGGACTGAGCGCGGCGCAAGCCGACGCGCGCGTCGAACGCATCGTCGGTGACTTGCGGGCGCTGTGGCTGCGCGTGCGCGAGCGCACCGATGCGCAGTTGATCCAGCAAACGCTGATGCCCACGCTGCTGCCGCTGATGGGCGACAACGAAGCGCGCCTGCCCGGTGCGCCGCTGAACCTGCTGCGTCGTGTGAATGCGGCGCTGCGCGAAGCCGCGCACGAAGCAGGCGTCGATCTGCTCGCACTCGACGACGCCTGCGCGCGCGACGGTCTCGCCGCGTGGCACGACGCGCGTCTGTGGCTGCGCGCGAAGCAGGACGTGTCGCCCGCCGCCGCGCCGATGTACGGCGAGCGCGTCGCCCGCCTCGTCGCCGCACGGCGCGGCGCGAGCGCGAAGTGCCTCGTGCTCGATCTGGACAACACGTTGTGGGGTGGCGTGATCGGCGACGACGGTCTCGCGGGTATCGTGCTCGGCCAGGGCAGCGCCGAAGGCGAAGCTTATGCGGCATTTCAGCGTTACGCGCGCGATCTCACGCGGCGCGGCATCATCCTCGCGGTGTGCTCGAAGAACGACGAAGCGAATGCGTTGCTGCCGTTCGACCAGCATCCCGAGATGGTGCTCAAGCGTGCCGACATCGCGTGTTTCGTCGCCAACTGGCAGGACAAGGCGAGCAATCTTCGGACCATCGCGCAACGTCTGAACATCGGCCTCGACGCGCTCGTTTTCGCCGACGACAACCCGTTCGAGCGCAACCTCGTGCGCGAACATCTGCCGATGGTGCGCGTGCCGGAAATGCCGGAAGACCCTGCGTTTTACGCGGTCACGCTCGCGCAATCAGGCTGGTTCGAAAGCGTCGCGCTGACCGGCGAGGACCGCGAGCGCGCGGCCCAATACCAGGCCAACCAGCAGCGCGAAGCGCAACGTGAAACCGAACGCGAAAGCGGTGGCGATCTCGCGTCGTATCTCGCGGGACTCGGCATGGTGCTCGAATGGAACACGTTCAATTCGACCGACCTGCCGCGCATCGTGCAACTGATCGGCAAGACCAACCAGTTCAATCTCACGACGCGCCGCCACGGCGAAGCGGAAGTGCAGGCGATGATGCGCGATCCGCGCGCCGTCACGCTGCATTTCCGCCTGAAGGACCGTTTCGGCGACAACGGCATCATCGCGATCGTCGCCGCGCTGCCCGATACGGGTGGGGACGCGAACGAAGGCGACTGGCGTATCGACACGTGGCTGATGAGCTGCCGCGTGCTCGGCCGCGAAGTCGAACGCGCGACGCTCGGGGTGCTCGCCGATGCCGCACGGCAAGTGGGCGCGCGTCGATTGATCGGCGAATACTTGCCCACGCCGAAAAACGGCATGGTTCAGGATCACTATTCCGGCCTCGGCTTCGCGCCGCTGGCCAGCTCGCCGGACGCCACCCACTGGGTGCTCGATCTGGCCGGCTTCACTCCTTCTCACGTACCCATGCAAATCCGGAGCATGCAATGA
- a CDS encoding alginate O-acetyltransferase AlgX-related protein, with product MNSPRSTIPATPDRTTSAPSDGEANAPRGSHRMTALCFGLLMAGGLLFGIQQTTHAGLGSLAPSQWLGGAAGTQLNNALRVPFHDTLETADAAWRYRVFGQLGAQVRQGCPGWLFYTDGLRAPVADPDAVVAARIALMRRLVAQLREQHVAVLAVTVPDKSRRESDALCGLTRPASTIAQLPRWQRALDEAGVARVDLSSVLDNVPKPFYRTDVHLNQRGAAAAAQAVATAALPLAGGRGTLQYDITRAAVATPRVGDLLTLAGLANAPQGWRPAPDSYLPETFTQPSAAGLLDTGPAVTVMLAGSSNSRRSNFAEQLGQSLGAPVWNVSRDGGKFADALMQSMEDRAHWPSTLKLVIWEMSEMSLVQPLNALEKAALRDGVHADL from the coding sequence ATGAACTCGCCTCGTTCCACGATTCCCGCGACGCCAGACCGGACTACGTCGGCTCCGTCAGATGGAGAAGCCAACGCGCCGCGCGGCTCGCATCGCATGACTGCGCTGTGCTTCGGCCTGCTGATGGCGGGCGGGCTGCTGTTCGGCATCCAGCAGACGACGCACGCCGGTCTCGGCTCGCTCGCGCCGTCGCAATGGCTCGGGGGCGCGGCTGGAACGCAGCTCAACAACGCCTTGCGCGTGCCGTTCCACGACACGCTCGAAACCGCCGACGCCGCGTGGCGCTATCGCGTGTTCGGCCAGCTCGGCGCGCAGGTTCGCCAGGGCTGTCCGGGCTGGCTGTTCTATACCGACGGCCTGCGTGCGCCGGTGGCCGATCCCGACGCGGTGGTCGCCGCGCGCATCGCACTGATGCGCCGCCTCGTCGCGCAGTTGCGCGAACAGCACGTCGCCGTGCTCGCCGTCACGGTGCCCGACAAATCGCGCCGCGAAAGCGATGCGCTGTGCGGCCTCACGCGCCCCGCCAGCACCATCGCGCAATTGCCCCGCTGGCAACGCGCGCTCGACGAAGCGGGCGTGGCGCGCGTCGATCTGTCGAGCGTACTCGACAACGTGCCCAAGCCGTTCTACCGGACCGACGTGCACCTGAACCAGCGCGGCGCGGCCGCCGCCGCGCAGGCCGTCGCCACGGCGGCACTGCCGCTGGCCGGCGGTCGCGGGACGCTGCAATACGACATCACGCGCGCCGCCGTCGCCACACCCCGCGTGGGCGACCTGCTGACGCTCGCGGGTCTCGCGAACGCACCGCAAGGCTGGCGTCCCGCGCCGGATAGCTACCTGCCCGAAACCTTCACGCAGCCGTCGGCGGCCGGCCTGCTCGACACCGGCCCGGCCGTCACGGTGATGCTCGCGGGCAGTTCGAATTCGCGCCGCAGTAACTTCGCCGAGCAGCTCGGCCAGTCGCTCGGCGCGCCGGTATGGAACGTGAGCCGCGACGGCGGCAAGTTCGCCGACGCGCTGATGCAGTCGATGGAAGACCGCGCGCACTGGCCGTCCACGCTCAAGCTCGTGATCTGGGAGATGTCGGAGATGTCGCTCGTGCAGCCGCTCAACGCGCTGGAAAAAGCGGCCTTGCGCGACGGCGTGCATGCGGACCTCTAA
- a CDS encoding alginate O-acetyltransferase AlgX-related protein codes for MKLKHLLAGLLITGTCLAATAAQAQAVLIGKDDWLFYAQDNVNDAGKAGIDNSVRLMSAAKDALQARGIGLVVLVAPLKARFYEDKLPAGTGISAAARDRYANIVASLHSAGIQTVDLMPVLKSVEHDDQTAFFQKDSHWTAWSAEAAAAATADVIRQNWKLGGDAGTGTPLGNWIKERRFADFAELMTAQQRKEVGQEIYVVRASKPESGDLLDSAAAPVHVIGNSFVQPYLGYPEALSHALDRRVGLTWKYGNFGPWAVFLQYLESPAFQQARPQVVVWQLNEVQMMYGPNTSGQWDAASLMTEADWRSRVQAAIAK; via the coding sequence ATGAAACTCAAGCATCTTCTCGCCGGACTGCTGATCACCGGCACCTGCCTCGCCGCGACGGCCGCGCAAGCGCAAGCCGTGCTGATCGGCAAGGACGACTGGCTTTTCTATGCGCAGGACAACGTGAACGACGCGGGCAAGGCCGGCATCGACAACTCCGTGCGGTTGATGAGCGCCGCGAAAGACGCGTTGCAGGCGCGCGGCATCGGCCTCGTCGTGCTGGTCGCGCCGCTCAAGGCGCGTTTCTACGAAGACAAGCTGCCGGCCGGCACGGGCATTTCAGCCGCCGCCCGCGACCGTTACGCGAACATCGTCGCGAGCCTGCACAGCGCCGGTATCCAGACCGTCGACCTGATGCCGGTGCTGAAGAGCGTCGAGCACGACGACCAGACCGCGTTCTTCCAGAAAGACTCGCACTGGACCGCGTGGAGCGCCGAAGCCGCCGCCGCCGCGACCGCCGACGTGATCCGTCAGAACTGGAAACTCGGCGGCGATGCCGGCACCGGCACGCCGCTCGGCAACTGGATCAAGGAACGCCGTTTCGCCGATTTCGCGGAACTGATGACCGCCCAGCAGCGCAAGGAAGTCGGCCAGGAAATCTACGTCGTACGCGCGAGCAAACCGGAATCCGGCGACCTGCTCGACAGCGCCGCCGCGCCGGTGCACGTGATCGGCAACAGCTTCGTGCAGCCTTATCTGGGCTATCCCGAAGCGCTGTCGCATGCGCTCGACCGGCGCGTCGGCCTGACCTGGAAATACGGCAACTTCGGTCCGTGGGCCGTGTTCCTGCAATACCTCGAATCGCCCGCGTTCCAGCAGGCCCGTCCGCAAGTCGTGGTGTGGCAGCTCAATGAAGTGCAGATGATGTACGGCCCGAACACGAGCGGCCAGTGGGACGCCGCCTCGCTGATGACGGAAGCCGACTGGCGCAGCCGCGTGCAGGCCGCGATCGCGAAGTAA